GGCTCAGGTGACGGTCGACCCGGAGACCTCGTGGACGGGGCTGGTGATCCATGAGGTCGTGGCCGGCGGGGAGCACGACGACACGGGCATCGTCGACTTCACGGCGACGTACACCGGCGGGCATCTCGACGAACGCAGCCGGTTCGAGCGGCGCGGCGGACGCTGGTTCTACCGCGACGCGCAACCGGACGCCGTCGCAGCGCGCGACGCGTAGGGCATGGGTTGAGCCCCCGCCGGGGGCGCGGGGGCCCAACGTGGGACGGGGTGCGATCAGCGCAGCGACACCCGCAGCACCGCACCGCCGCCGGCGCACACAGCGCAGGTGGTGACGTAGGCGGATCCGCCCTGCACCGCGACGCCGTACGGCGCCGGCAGGTCGGTGGCGACCACCCGGTGTGCACCCGTGGTCGAGACCTGGACCAGGGAGCCCATCGGCAGCCCCTGCGCGGCGAGCAGGCCGTCGTTCGCGAGTTGCACCGCGTAGAGCTTCCCGCCGGCCCAGGTCAGGTCGGTGACGTTCGTCAGCCCGGTGGCGTACGCCGTCGGCGCGCGACCCGGCACGACCCGCCAGATGGTGGAGGCACCCTTCGGGAACGGGAAGCCGGTCAGCTCGCTGACGTAGTAGGCGCCGTCCGGCCCGATCGCGACAGCGGTTGGAACGGCCTCCATCGGGATCTGCGGCGGTAGGCCCGAGCCCGGGGGAGTTGTGACGATGCGGTCGGGGAAGACCGCGAGGGTCGAGCTCGACTTCTTGCCGACGGACACCAGGTCGTTGCCGCCGGCATCGGCGACGACATACCGGTTGCCCACGCGCAGGATCGACGACGGGTTCGAGTCGACCTCGCCGCCGTCCGGGTTGGCCTTCGCCTCGTACGCGGCAACGTCGCTGACGACCGTGAGCTTGCCGGGTCTGTTGATGTTCGCCTTGACGACCGTTCCCATCTTGGCGGCGTTCGGTCCGAAGGCGGCCCGGGACGTCGGGTTGCCGCCGAGCCCGATGACGACCGCGATCTGACCACGGCCGGTGACGGCGACGTCCGCCGGGCCGGACGCGGAGGAACCGTCCTGGTCGGCCGTCGAGGGCAAGCCGGTGATGATGCGACGTTGCTGCACGGCGCGTCCGTGCCAACGCACCGAGGTCACAGCGCCGGATAGACCCAGGCAGGCGGTGCCGCCCTCGGGCGACGCGGCACAGGGGCCCGCGCCGCCGCGTCCGGATTCTGCGATGTAGAGCGTGCCGTCGGGCCCGAAGGTGAGGTGCCGGGGGTTGTCGAGACCGGACGCCACGACGGCGGTGCCACCCCCGGGGACGGGAGCGGCCTGCGCGGGCAGCCCGGTGGTGGCGGTCGCGGCTGCGGCGGCGAACAGCGCTGCGGCCGGAAGGCGCAATCGACGGGTCGAGGAGAGAGGGGTTCTACGAGGCATGTGCGCGTCCTGTGTTGCTCGGGCGACCGTGTCGAGGCCGCCGGTGTGTGACGGAGCCGGGTCTGTGCCGGCGCATGGCGGCGCAGTGCACCGCCGGACGGAAGCCGATCCCGGTCCGCACTGTCGTACGCTGCTGTTCTTCCCCCGCGCGGACCTTTCCCTTCAGTGTGCCGAGCGGGCCGGCGGCTGTCCGGCGAATGCCGGAAACCGGTTCGCGTCGCACCAGTTGGCTGGCCTACCATGGACACCGTTCGTAGTGGCGGAGTGACGACCCGCCTGATCGCAGTTTTCGATCGGCTACGAACCGCGCGTCACGGCGTACCGACGAGAGGCCGGAGCTTTTCCGGCGAAGGTGTGGTGGCACCGCGACCTGGCCCCCGCCCACACCTCCCGGGCTGCCGTTCCTCGTCAGGACCGCAGACCGCGAACCCTTTCGAGGACCCGACCCGAAGGGATTCGATCGTGCTCCGCACACATCAGTCCGGCACGCTCCGCGCGAGCGACACCGGAACCACCGTCACCCTCGCCGGCTGGGTGGGCCGTCGCCGCGACCACGGCGGCGTGGCCTTCCTCGACCTGCGTGATGCCAGCGGCACCGTCCAGGTCGTCGCCCGCGACGAGGTGCTCACCGGCGGTGCGCACGACCTGCGCAACGAGTACTGCATCCAGGTCACCGGCAAGGTGACCCCGCGCGAGCCCAAGGACGTCAACCCCGACCTGCCCACCGGCGAGATCGACGTCGTCGCCGAGACCATCGAGGTGCTCAGCGAATCGGCGGCGCTGCCGTTCCAGATCGACGAGCGCATCAACGTCGGCGAAGAGGCCCGCCTCAAGCACCGTTACCTCGACCTGCGCCGTCCGGCTCAGGGCAACGCGCTGCGGCTGCGTTCGAAGGTGAACGCGGCGGCCCGCTCGGTGCTCGCCGAGCGCGACTTCGTCGAGATCGAGACCCCGACGCTGACCCGTTCGACCCCGGAAGGCGCTCGCGACTTCCTGGTGCCGGCACGTCTCGCGCCGGGCAACTGGTACGCCCTGCCGCAGAGCCCGCAGCTGTTCAAGCAGTTGCTCATGGTGGCCGGCATGGAGCGCTACTACCAGATCGCGCGCTGCTACCGCGACGAGGACTTCCGCGCCGACCGGCAGCCGGAGTTCACCCAGCTCGACATCGAGATGAGCTTCGTCGAGGAGAACGACATCCTCGAGCTCGGCGAGGCGATCGCCAAGGCGCTGTGGCAGGTGATCGGGGTCGAGCTCCCGACGCCGTTCCCGCGCATGACCTACGCCGACGCGATGGCGAAGTACGGCTCCGACAAGCCCGACCTGCGCTTCGGTAACGAGCTGGTCGAGTGCACCGAGCTGTTCAAGGACACCACTTTCCGGGTGTTCCAGGCCGAGTACGTCGGCGCCGTCGTGATGCCGGGCGGGGCCTCGCAGCCGCGCCGTCAGCTCGACGCGTGGCAGGACTGGGCCAAGCAGCGCGGCGCCAAGGGTCTCGCCTACGTGCTCGTGCAGGAAGACGGCACGCTGTCCGGTCCGGTCGCCAAGAACCTCTCCGAGGCCGAGGTTGCTGCCCTCCCGGCGCACGTCGGTGCGAACCCGGGCGACTGCATCTTCTTCGCCGCGGGCGACACGAAGTCGTCGCGCGCGCTGCTGGGTGCGGCCCGCCTCGAGATCGGCAAGCGCTGCGGTCTGATCGACGAGAACGCCTGGTCGTTCCTGTGGGTGCTCGACGCCCCGCTGTTCGAGCCGGCCGCCGACGCGGTCGCCTCGGGTGACGTCGCTGTCGGTTCGGGCAAGTGGACCGCCGTGCACCACGCGTTCACGATGCCGAAGAAGGAGTTCCAGGACACCTTCGACACCGACCCCGGTTCGGCGCTCGCGTACGCCTACGACATGGTCTGCAACGGCAACGAGATTGGCGGCGGCTCGATCCGTATCCACCGCAAGGACATCCAGGAGCGGGTGTTCGAGGTGATGGGGCTCTCGCACGAGGAGGCGCAGGAGAAGTTCGGCTTCCTGCTCGACGCGTTCCAGTTCGGTGCGCCGCCGCACGGCGGAATCGCCTTCGGTTGGGACCGCATCTGCGCCCTGCTCGCAGGTATGGACTCCATCCGTGAGGTCATCGCCTTCCCGAAGTCGGGTGGCGGCTACGACCCGCTGACCGCCGCGCCGGCGCCGATCACGCCGGAGCAGCGCAAGGAGGCGGGCGTCGACGCCAAGCCGCAGCCGAAGGCTGCAGAGAAGGCCGGCGAGAAGGCTGCCGAGTAGCTCACTCGCCAGTGCGAAAGTTTGCAGGAGCGGTGCCGCAGCGGCCCGCTCCTGCAGGCTTTCGGCGGGTGGGTATCGTCGCCGGCGTGATCACGACGGTGCTGTGGGACGCTGTGGGACTGCGGCGGGGTGCTTCAGCACTCGCCTCATGACTGGGCCGAAGCCCTCGAACGCATCGGCGGTGGGCCGGAGGTTGACAGGCACGCCGGTTGGTGACTTAGATCACAGCCGATGGGGTGGAGGTCGAAGTGATGACTGAGAAACGGGCTAGTGATTCTGGCAAGTGTGGTTGTGACGGTGGTTCGGCCGAGCGGGCGCCGACGCGGCGTAGATTTCTTGTCACCCTGTCGGCCCTGTTCGGAGCGTTGGCGTTTGGGCCTCGAGCGCATGCCGATCCACCGCACGCTCACTGTGCGAAAGTCTGGTGGACCTTGGAAGATCAATGGTGCTCGGCTGGCCGGGTCGTGCAGATGTGGTACGTCCGTTGTTCGGTATGTAGCTACCGCTGTCGCACCGAGTATCGAGACGTTGGAGCATGCTGAATCGATTGGTTCACTTGGTCGAAAGGAAGCATGGAGATGGCTAGTTGGAGCGCAGAAGTACGCAGGTCAGCCGATATAGCGCGGAGCGAAGGTGAACCTACGGGCGTTGCCGTACCACTTGGTGGGCTCATGGAGCACGCTGATTCGACAGCGACCTATCACTACCCGTTGGACGACCGTATGCGCGCGGAGGCGCGAGCGCTCGCGAAGCTGACCGGTCGCAAAGACCACGTTCTTGTCGCTGCGCAGGAGTCTGTTCCCGTATCTCTTGCTTCGTATGGCGAGCTCGATGCCCAAACTCCAGTGGAAGTCGTTGTGAGCCTTCATCTGACTTTGGAGGAAGCGAAGTTGCTGGAGCCGGATGGGCCGCCAGCGAGAGCAGCTATTCAACCCCAATAGTGAACACCAGTGATCACCGATCATGAGCGAGGCTTCGGGGCACCATGGTCTTCCTCCTGAACGCGGCCCGCAGCCAGTGAAGCAGTGCGGATAGCCCACATCGGCCCGCTCCTGCAAACTTCCGGTGGGTGGGTATCGTCGCCGGCGTGATCACGACGGTGCTGTGGGACTGCGACGGGGTGCTTCAGCACTCGCCTCATGACTGGGCCGAGGCCCTCGAACGCATCGGCGGTGGGCCGCAGTTCGCGACGGCGCTGTTCGAGGCGGAGAAGACGGCATTGCGTGGTGAGCGGTCGCTGCGCGATGTGGTCGACGAACTGCTGCAGCAGCGTCCGACGGGTGCTTCCACCCAGGACGTGCTCGCTCTGTGGGCGATGTTCGTCGAGGACGAGGACGCCTGGGAGGTCGTCGACGCAGTGCGCGCTGCCGGGGTGCGGTGTGTGCTCGCGACCAACCAGCAGGACGTGCGGGTGGAGATCATGCGCCACGAGCGCGGCTACGACGACCGGGTCGACGGCGCCTACTACTCCAGCGAGGTCGGCCACATGAAGCCGTCCGCGGAGTACTTCGAGGCCGTGCTCGACGACCTCGGCATCACCCCCGAGCAGGCACTGTTCGTCGACGACTCGGCGGCCAACATTGCCACCGCCCGAGAGCTCGGAATCGCTGTGGTGCACCACGATCCGGCGTCGGGTGCGCAGGTGTTGCGCGAGGAGATCGCCGAGTTCCTTCGTCTCTGAGTGAGGCGTTGTCGGCAGCGAGGGTCAGGCGGGGAAGCGGGCCGAGGCGAGTTGGCGTGATTGGGCGACGAGGCGGCCGGTCGAGTCCCAGATCTCGGCGTCCTCCTCGAGCAGGTTGCCGGTGACGGTCGAGGTGCGCAGGCGCACCGCCAGCGGCCCGGGCGCGGGCACGGCTCGCACGTACCCGGTGAACTCGATCGTCGGCACCCACCCCTGCGCGCCGAGGTCGAACGCCACCGGCGGGAGCGCGTCGAGGAAGGTGAGCAGAGCGACGGGGTCGGCCTCGTGTCCGTCGGCGAATCGGATCCAGGCGCGCATCTCGCCGTCGCCGCTCGGCTGACCCATCGCCCACCCCACCGTCTCGGGGTCCATCAGCAGGTCGAAACGCTTCAACAGGCCCGCCTGCGCGAGCGAGGGCGGTGCGTTGTCGGCCGCGATGCACTCCTCGATCGGCGCGAACACCGGCATCGGGGTCTGCTTGCGGATCGGCTCGGCCTGGGCCGAGACGTCGCCCATCGTCACCAGCGCCCGTAGTCGTTCGGTGCCGTCCTGCGACACGACGACCTCGGCCGTCGACATCGACCGGCCGGTGCGCAACACGGTCGGCGCCACCGTCGCCGCGCCGGGAGCACCCGGCGACAGGAACACCGCGCTGAAGGTGAGCGGGTGCGGGTGGTGGTCGGCGGCGGCGTCCGAGACGGCCTTCGCCGCCAGCGACATCAGCAGACCGCCGTTGACGGCATCGCCGATCGACCAGTCGTCGGACAAGGTCGCCGAGTAGGTGCCGTCGGAGTGCGCCGTCAGGGCAGTGGCGTCGTCGAACTCGCTCATGCGCTCATCTCAGCACGTGATGCGGACGGTGGACGACCCGGGGTTTGAGGCCCCCACGGGCGTTGGATGGACCTGCGGGAGATCCTGCTCCCGCTATGGCAACCAACTCCCGCTGACACACCAACTCGACGGAGCAAGCGGGGCCGGGCGCCTCAGCCGACGGCGAATCCGCGCGAGGCCCAGGCGTGCGCGGTGCGGAACCCCAACCGGTGGTACAGCCTCCGCGCGACGTCGTTGTCGGAGTACATCCCGAGGCTGGCGACACCGCTGCGCTCCAGCGCCGCCCGTGTGAGCGCAGCGGTCACAGCAGCACCGAAGCCGCGTCCGCGGGCATCGGGATGGGTGACGATGCCGGCCAGGTGCGGCGCTCCGCCACCGGTGCGGTGCATGGCGCCGGCGGCGAGGATCCGACCTTTCTCCCGGACGCCCAGCCAGAGTTCGGTGATGCCCTCACCCGGGCGCGATTCCGCCGTCGGACTCCCGATCTCGTTGAGCGCGAGCAGTTCCGCGCCGTCAGCCTCATCGTCCAGCTCGACCACCGCTGCTTCGCCGGGCTGTGCCGCGGGCTCGTCGACCGTCCACATCCAGTCCCAGTCACCGCCTCGCCCGAGGGCGAAGTGGCGCTCGGCCACCGGAAGCAGCGACTGCTCGACGGAGATGCCGTCGACCCCGTCGGCGAGCAGGTCGGCGTCGACGAGGTTGCGCAGCAACAGATCGGCGTCGTGTTCGGAACCGAAGAGGTTGAGGTGCGTGGTGCCCCGGTGGTGGCTCTTGCGCAGGAACGCGGCGCCGTCGCCGAGCACCCACACACGGGTGAGCAACTGGTCATCGCACTCCCAGCGGATGTAGGGGTCGTTACCGGTGGCCGCGAGCAGCTCCGCTCTGCCGGACAAGGTGCGAAAGCTGTCTGACACGCGGGCTAGCGTGGCACGCGTGACCGACGACCTCTTCGCCGCCTCCGCCGACCTCGGCCGCGGGGCCGACGACACCCTCCCGCCGCTCGCCGTCCGGATGCGGCCGCGCAACCTCGACGAGGTGCGCGGCCAGAAGAGCGTGCTGCGCCCGGGCAGCCCGCTCCGGCGACTGATCGAAGGCGCAGGGGGAGCGGCCGGTCCGGTCTCGGCGATCCTGTGGGGTCCGCCCGGCACCGGCAAGACCACGCTGGCCCACCTCGTCGCGAGTGCGACCAACCGGCGCTTCGTCGAACTCTCCGCGATCAACGCCGGCGTCAAGGACGTGCGGGCCGTGCTCGAGCAGGCGGTGCGCGACAAGTCGCTCTACGGTCGCGACACGGTGCTTTTCCTCGACGAGATCCACCGGTTCAGCAAGGCCCAGCAGGACGCGTTGCTGCCCGGCGTCGAGAACCGAACCATCATCCTGGTCGCGGCGACCACCGAGAATCCGTCGTTCTCGATCATCGCGCCGCTGTTGTCGCGATCGGTGACCG
This genomic stretch from Calidifontibacter indicus harbors:
- a CDS encoding HAD family hydrolase, producing the protein MGIVAGVITTVLWDCDGVLQHSPHDWAEALERIGGGPQFATALFEAEKTALRGERSLRDVVDELLQQRPTGASTQDVLALWAMFVEDEDAWEVVDAVRAAGVRCVLATNQQDVRVEIMRHERGYDDRVDGAYYSSEVGHMKPSAEYFEAVLDDLGITPEQALFVDDSAANIATARELGIAVVHHDPASGAQVLREEIAEFLRL
- a CDS encoding YchJ family protein, giving the protein MTEVQCPLCPCDSLLPYGACCGPLLRAERLATTAEQLMRSRYTAYFYGNREHLWRTWHPKTRPAQVTVDPETSWTGLVIHEVVAGGEHDDTGIVDFTATYTGGHLDERSRFERRGGRWFYRDAQPDAVAARDA
- a CDS encoding GNAT family N-acetyltransferase — encoded protein: MSDSFRTLSGRAELLAATGNDPYIRWECDDQLLTRVWVLGDGAAFLRKSHHRGTTHLNLFGSEHDADLLLRNLVDADLLADGVDGISVEQSLLPVAERHFALGRGGDWDWMWTVDEPAAQPGEAAVVELDDEADGAELLALNEIGSPTAESRPGEGITELWLGVREKGRILAAGAMHRTGGGAPHLAGIVTHPDARGRGFGAAVTAALTRAALERSGVASLGMYSDNDVARRLYHRLGFRTAHAWASRGFAVG
- the aspS gene encoding aspartate--tRNA ligase; amino-acid sequence: MLRTHQSGTLRASDTGTTVTLAGWVGRRRDHGGVAFLDLRDASGTVQVVARDEVLTGGAHDLRNEYCIQVTGKVTPREPKDVNPDLPTGEIDVVAETIEVLSESAALPFQIDERINVGEEARLKHRYLDLRRPAQGNALRLRSKVNAAARSVLAERDFVEIETPTLTRSTPEGARDFLVPARLAPGNWYALPQSPQLFKQLLMVAGMERYYQIARCYRDEDFRADRQPEFTQLDIEMSFVEENDILELGEAIAKALWQVIGVELPTPFPRMTYADAMAKYGSDKPDLRFGNELVECTELFKDTTFRVFQAEYVGAVVMPGGASQPRRQLDAWQDWAKQRGAKGLAYVLVQEDGTLSGPVAKNLSEAEVAALPAHVGANPGDCIFFAAGDTKSSRALLGAARLEIGKRCGLIDENAWSFLWVLDAPLFEPAADAVASGDVAVGSGKWTAVHHAFTMPKKEFQDTFDTDPGSALAYAYDMVCNGNEIGGGSIRIHRKDIQERVFEVMGLSHEEAQEKFGFLLDAFQFGAPPHGGIAFGWDRICALLAGMDSIREVIAFPKSGGGYDPLTAAPAPITPEQRKEAGVDAKPQPKAAEKAGEKAAE
- a CDS encoding ScyD/ScyE family protein produces the protein MPRRTPLSSTRRLRLPAAALFAAAAATATTGLPAQAAPVPGGGTAVVASGLDNPRHLTFGPDGTLYIAESGRGGAGPCAASPEGGTACLGLSGAVTSVRWHGRAVQQRRIITGLPSTADQDGSSASGPADVAVTGRGQIAVVIGLGGNPTSRAAFGPNAAKMGTVVKANINRPGKLTVVSDVAAYEAKANPDGGEVDSNPSSILRVGNRYVVADAGGNDLVSVGKKSSSTLAVFPDRIVTTPPGSGLPPQIPMEAVPTAVAIGPDGAYYVSELTGFPFPKGASTIWRVVPGRAPTAYATGLTNVTDLTWAGGKLYAVQLANDGLLAAQGLPMGSLVQVSTTGAHRVVATDLPAPYGVAVQGGSAYVTTCAVCAGGGAVLRVSLR
- a CDS encoding thioesterase family protein translates to MSEFDDATALTAHSDGTYSATLSDDWSIGDAVNGGLLMSLAAKAVSDAAADHHPHPLTFSAVFLSPGAPGAATVAPTVLRTGRSMSTAEVVVSQDGTERLRALVTMGDVSAQAEPIRKQTPMPVFAPIEECIAADNAPPSLAQAGLLKRFDLLMDPETVGWAMGQPSGDGEMRAWIRFADGHEADPVALLTFLDALPPVAFDLGAQGWVPTIEFTGYVRAVPAPGPLAVRLRTSTVTGNLLEEDAEIWDSTGRLVAQSRQLASARFPA